A genomic window from Aethina tumida isolate Nest 87 chromosome 4, icAetTumi1.1, whole genome shotgun sequence includes:
- the LOC109596897 gene encoding cullin-3 isoform X1 yields MSTMKSGGLAKKEGKMRIRAFPMTMDEKYVENIWALLKNAIQEIQKKNNSGLSFEELYRNAYTMVLHKHGERLYTGLKEVVTHHLEFKVREDVLKSLHNNFLMALNQAWNDHQTSMVMIRDILMYMDRVYVQQNDVDNVYNLGLIIFRDQVVRYGCIRDHLRGTLLDMVMRERHGEKVDRISIKNACQMLMVLGIKSRSVYEEDFERPFLQQSAEFYKVESQKFLAENSASVYIKKVEARINEESDRAKHYLDESTESRIVEVVEEELIKKHMKTIVEMENSGVVYMLKHQKTEDLACMYKLFGRVSDGLKTMADCVSQYLREQGKALVQEEEHQPATNAITFVQSLLDLKDSFDHFLKNSFDNKKIFKQMIASDFEHFLNLNPKSPEYLSLFIDDKLKKGVKGMSEQDIELVLDKSMVLFRFLQEKDVFERYYKQHLAKRLLLNKSVSDDWEKNMISKLKTECGCQFTSKLEGMFKDMTVSNTIMDEFKEHISKTESNLGGVDLFMRVLTTGFWPTQNATPKCHIPAVPLSAFDSFRRFYLAKHSGRQLTLQPQLGNADLNAVFYGPKKDDGGAAEKDGACSSSTSLMVASTTTATTTSTSSSSSRSGPRKHIIQVSTYQMVVLMLFNNHDKLTYEEILNESDIPERDLIRALQSLAMGKATQRILIKNPKTKEIESTHEFYVNDSFTSKLHRVKIQTVAAKGESEPERRETRNKVDEDRKHEIEAAIVRIMKSRKRMPHNILVTEVTEQLKSRFLPSPVIIKKRIEGLIEREYLARTHDDRKVYTYVA; encoded by the exons ATGTCAACGATGAAAAGCGGCGGCCTGGCCAAAAAGGAAGGCAAAATGCGCATCCGTGCGTTTCCC ATGACAATGGACGAGAAATATGTGGAGAATATATGGGCCCTGCTCAAGAACGCCATCCAGGAGATCCAGAAGAAAAACAACTCGGGACTCAGTTTCGAGGAGTTGTACCGCAACGCGTACACGATGGTGTTGCATAAGCACGGTGAAAGACTCTACACCGGACTCAAGGAAGTCGTCACGCaccatttagaatttaaa gtGAGGGAGGACGTGCTGAAATCCCTGCACAATAACTTTCTGATGGCTTTGAATCAAGCATGGAATGATCATCAAACTTCCATGGTTATGATTAGGGATATTCTCATGTATATGGATAGAGTTTATGTTCAACAAAATGATGTTGACAATGTATATAATCTTGGACTTATAATCTTCAGAGATCAG GTGGTGAGATATGGCTGTATAAGAGACCATCTACGTGGCACCCTCCTCGACATGGTGATGCGCGAACGTCACGGCGAAAAAGTCGATCGCATCTCCATCAAAAACGCGTGCCAGATGCTTATGGTGCTCGGCATCAAGTCCCGCTCCGTCTACGAGGAGGATTTCGAACGACCCTTTCTGCAACAGTCCGCCGAATTTTACAAGGTGGAGAGCCAGAAGTTTCTGGCGGAGAACAGCGCCTCCGTGTACATAAAAAAAGTGGAGGCGCGAATAAACGAAGAGTCGGACAGGGCGAAGCACTATCTGGACGAGTCGACCGAGTCGCGGATCGTCGAGGTCGTCGAGGAGGAGCTGATCAAGAAGCACATGAAGACAATTGTTGAG ATGGAAAATTCGGGGGTGGTGTACATGCTCAAACATCAGAAAACCGAAGACCTGGCGTGCATGTACAAGTTGTTCGGGCGTGTCTCTGACGGTCTGAAAACGATGGCCGACTGCGTTAGCCAGTACCTGCGTGAACAGGGCAAGGCCCTGGTACAAGAGGAGGAACACCAGCCGGCCACCAACGCCATCACCTTCGTTCAGAGCTTGCTGGATTTGAAGGATAGCTTCGATCATTTCCTCAAGAACTCGTTCGACAACAAGAAGATCTTCAAGCAGATGATCGCCTCCGATTTCGAGCACTTTTTGAATCTGAATCCGAAAAGTCCGGAGTATCTGTCTCTCTTTATTGATGATAAACTCAAGAAGGGTGTCAAAGGA atgtcCGAGCAAGACATCGAACTGGTATTGGACAAGTCGATGGTTCTGTTCCGGTTTTTGCAAGAGAAGGACGTGTTCGAGCGCTATTACAAGCAACACCTGGCCAAGCGCCTGCTACTCAACAAGTCCGTCAGCGACGACTGGGAAAAGAACATGATCTCCAAGTTAAAG ACCGAGTGTGGATGCCAATTCACGTCAAAATTAGAAGGAATGTTTAAGGATATGACTGTCTCGAACACGATCATGGACGAATTCAAGGAACACATTTCCAAAACTGAG AGTAATTTGGGCGGCGTCGACCTCTTTATGCGGGTCTTAACCACCGGCTTCTGGCCTACGCAAAATGCAACACCTAAATGTCACATTCCGGCCGTTCCGTTGTCTGCCTTCGACTCCTTTCGTAG GTTTTATTTGGCGAAGCACAGCGGCCGGCAGCTGACGTTACAGCCGCAGCTGGGCAACGCCGACCTGAACGCCGTGTTCTACGGTCCGAAGAAAGACGACGGCGGCGCCGCCGAAAAAGACGGCGCGTGTTCATCATCGACGAGTCTGATGGTCGCCTCGACCACCACCGCCACGACAACGTCGACGTCGTCGTCCTCGTCCCGTTCCGGCCCACGCAAACACATAATCCAGGTGTCCACCTATCAGATGGTGGTGCTGATGCTGTTCAACAACCACGATAAACTGACCTACGAAGAAATACTGAATGAATCCGACATACCCGAACGGGATCTGATCAGGGCGTTGCAATCGCTGGCGATGGGCAAGGCCACGCAACGCATACTGATCAAAAATCCGAAGACTAAGGAAATCGAATCCACGCACGAGTTTTACGTAAACGATTCGTTCACGTCGAAGCTGCACCGCGTCAAGATACAGACGGTGGCTGCGAAGGGCGAGAGCGAGCCGGAACGTCGCGAGACCCGCAACAAGGTGGACGAGGATCGTAAGCACGAAATCGAGGCGGCGATCGTGCGAATAATGAAGTCGCGCAAACGGATGCCGCACAACATACTCGTAACGGAGGTGACGGAGCAATTGAAGAGCCGCTTCCTGCCGTCGCCGGTCATCATCAAGAAGCGGATAGAGGGATTGATCGAACGTGAATATCTGGCGCGTACGCACGACGACAGGAAGGTTTACACCTATGTGGCTTGA
- the LOC109596900 gene encoding protein FAM76A, which produces MSAALFACSRCFSRHPFEELSAGQQLCKECRGAFPVVKCTYCRSEFQQTSKGSTSTICKKCEQNVKSYGKPTACEYCNIIAAFIGNKCQRCTNSEKKYGPPVNCEQCKQKCAFDRHDDDKKVDGKLLCWLCTLSFKRALAKTKQSDAERRAHIKMSSQLHKKHKEPKMRSHNKRPNRPDVTKMPPSEEGAPPNKVARNNAAPGLVRADLDPNSSDHVVAMTQLKEQIASLQKQLAQKNAQLLQRDKTITELKANHFTTENELRTKLKNSQKEYNDKVDMLNIKIQNLLKEVASLSKTAKKNSKGANRGGGGGATSDNNKESSTTITAAKEGTENSNNSSGTDSPSIS; this is translated from the exons ATGAGTGCCGCATTGTTCGCGTGTTCCCGTTGTTTTTCCCGTCACCCCTTCGAGGAACTGTCCGCCGGCCAACAACTGTGCAAA GAGTGCAGAGGAGCGTTTCCGGTGGTGAAATGCACGTACTGCCGTTCGGAGTTTCAGCAGACTTCTAAGGGGAGCACGAGCACGATCTGCAAGAAATGCGAACAGAACGTGAAATCGTACGGTAAACCGACTGCGTGCGAGTACTGCAACATAATCGCCGCGTTCATCGGCAACAAGTGCCAGAGGTGCACGAATTCCGAAAAGAAGTACGGTCCGCCAGTCAACTGCGAACAGTGCAAGCAGAAGTGCGCGTTCGACAGGCACGACGACGACAAAAAG gtCGACGGTAAACTATTGTGTTGGCTCTGCACACTTTCCTTCAAGCGTGCCCTTGCCAAAACCAAGCAGAGCGATGCCGAACGTCGGGCCCACATCAAGATGTCCTCTCAGCTGCATAAAAAACACAAGGAGCCAAA GATGCGCAGCCACAACAAGCGGCCGAACAGACCCGACGTGACCAAAATGCCGCCCTCGGAGGAGGGAGCGCCACCGAACAAGGTGGCGCGTAACAACGCCGCCCCGGGCCTAGTAAGGGCGGACCTGGATCCGAACTCGTCGGATCACGTGGTCGCCATGACCCAACTGAAGGAACAGATCGCCAGCTTGCAGAAGCAGCTGGCGCAAAAGAACGCGCAACTGTTGCAGAGAGACAAGACG ATAACGGAGCTTAAAGCGAATCACTTCACCACCGAGAACGAGCTGCGCACCAAGCTCAAGAACTCGCAGAAGGAGTACAACGACAAGGTGGACATGCTCAACATAAAGATACAGAACCTGCTGAAGGAGGTCGCCAGTCTGTCGAAGACAGCGAAGAAGAATTCGAAGGGGGCCAACAGGGGCGGCGGTGGCGGTGCCACCTCCGACAACAACAAGGAGTCGTCGACGACGATAACGGCGGCCAAGGAGGGCACAGAAAATTCGAATAACAGCAGCGGCACGGACAGTCCGAGCATCTCGTAG
- the LOC109596897 gene encoding cullin-3-A isoform X2, whose translation MSGHSYFSSQWDHPGDITNTNMTMDEKYVENIWALLKNAIQEIQKKNNSGLSFEELYRNAYTMVLHKHGERLYTGLKEVVTHHLEFKVREDVLKSLHNNFLMALNQAWNDHQTSMVMIRDILMYMDRVYVQQNDVDNVYNLGLIIFRDQVVRYGCIRDHLRGTLLDMVMRERHGEKVDRISIKNACQMLMVLGIKSRSVYEEDFERPFLQQSAEFYKVESQKFLAENSASVYIKKVEARINEESDRAKHYLDESTESRIVEVVEEELIKKHMKTIVEMENSGVVYMLKHQKTEDLACMYKLFGRVSDGLKTMADCVSQYLREQGKALVQEEEHQPATNAITFVQSLLDLKDSFDHFLKNSFDNKKIFKQMIASDFEHFLNLNPKSPEYLSLFIDDKLKKGVKGMSEQDIELVLDKSMVLFRFLQEKDVFERYYKQHLAKRLLLNKSVSDDWEKNMISKLKTECGCQFTSKLEGMFKDMTVSNTIMDEFKEHISKTESNLGGVDLFMRVLTTGFWPTQNATPKCHIPAVPLSAFDSFRRFYLAKHSGRQLTLQPQLGNADLNAVFYGPKKDDGGAAEKDGACSSSTSLMVASTTTATTTSTSSSSSRSGPRKHIIQVSTYQMVVLMLFNNHDKLTYEEILNESDIPERDLIRALQSLAMGKATQRILIKNPKTKEIESTHEFYVNDSFTSKLHRVKIQTVAAKGESEPERRETRNKVDEDRKHEIEAAIVRIMKSRKRMPHNILVTEVTEQLKSRFLPSPVIIKKRIEGLIEREYLARTHDDRKVYTYVA comes from the exons atgagTGGCCATTCATACTTTTCAAGCCAGTGGGATCATCCTGGCGACATAACCAATACCAAT ATGACAATGGACGAGAAATATGTGGAGAATATATGGGCCCTGCTCAAGAACGCCATCCAGGAGATCCAGAAGAAAAACAACTCGGGACTCAGTTTCGAGGAGTTGTACCGCAACGCGTACACGATGGTGTTGCATAAGCACGGTGAAAGACTCTACACCGGACTCAAGGAAGTCGTCACGCaccatttagaatttaaa gtGAGGGAGGACGTGCTGAAATCCCTGCACAATAACTTTCTGATGGCTTTGAATCAAGCATGGAATGATCATCAAACTTCCATGGTTATGATTAGGGATATTCTCATGTATATGGATAGAGTTTATGTTCAACAAAATGATGTTGACAATGTATATAATCTTGGACTTATAATCTTCAGAGATCAG GTGGTGAGATATGGCTGTATAAGAGACCATCTACGTGGCACCCTCCTCGACATGGTGATGCGCGAACGTCACGGCGAAAAAGTCGATCGCATCTCCATCAAAAACGCGTGCCAGATGCTTATGGTGCTCGGCATCAAGTCCCGCTCCGTCTACGAGGAGGATTTCGAACGACCCTTTCTGCAACAGTCCGCCGAATTTTACAAGGTGGAGAGCCAGAAGTTTCTGGCGGAGAACAGCGCCTCCGTGTACATAAAAAAAGTGGAGGCGCGAATAAACGAAGAGTCGGACAGGGCGAAGCACTATCTGGACGAGTCGACCGAGTCGCGGATCGTCGAGGTCGTCGAGGAGGAGCTGATCAAGAAGCACATGAAGACAATTGTTGAG ATGGAAAATTCGGGGGTGGTGTACATGCTCAAACATCAGAAAACCGAAGACCTGGCGTGCATGTACAAGTTGTTCGGGCGTGTCTCTGACGGTCTGAAAACGATGGCCGACTGCGTTAGCCAGTACCTGCGTGAACAGGGCAAGGCCCTGGTACAAGAGGAGGAACACCAGCCGGCCACCAACGCCATCACCTTCGTTCAGAGCTTGCTGGATTTGAAGGATAGCTTCGATCATTTCCTCAAGAACTCGTTCGACAACAAGAAGATCTTCAAGCAGATGATCGCCTCCGATTTCGAGCACTTTTTGAATCTGAATCCGAAAAGTCCGGAGTATCTGTCTCTCTTTATTGATGATAAACTCAAGAAGGGTGTCAAAGGA atgtcCGAGCAAGACATCGAACTGGTATTGGACAAGTCGATGGTTCTGTTCCGGTTTTTGCAAGAGAAGGACGTGTTCGAGCGCTATTACAAGCAACACCTGGCCAAGCGCCTGCTACTCAACAAGTCCGTCAGCGACGACTGGGAAAAGAACATGATCTCCAAGTTAAAG ACCGAGTGTGGATGCCAATTCACGTCAAAATTAGAAGGAATGTTTAAGGATATGACTGTCTCGAACACGATCATGGACGAATTCAAGGAACACATTTCCAAAACTGAG AGTAATTTGGGCGGCGTCGACCTCTTTATGCGGGTCTTAACCACCGGCTTCTGGCCTACGCAAAATGCAACACCTAAATGTCACATTCCGGCCGTTCCGTTGTCTGCCTTCGACTCCTTTCGTAG GTTTTATTTGGCGAAGCACAGCGGCCGGCAGCTGACGTTACAGCCGCAGCTGGGCAACGCCGACCTGAACGCCGTGTTCTACGGTCCGAAGAAAGACGACGGCGGCGCCGCCGAAAAAGACGGCGCGTGTTCATCATCGACGAGTCTGATGGTCGCCTCGACCACCACCGCCACGACAACGTCGACGTCGTCGTCCTCGTCCCGTTCCGGCCCACGCAAACACATAATCCAGGTGTCCACCTATCAGATGGTGGTGCTGATGCTGTTCAACAACCACGATAAACTGACCTACGAAGAAATACTGAATGAATCCGACATACCCGAACGGGATCTGATCAGGGCGTTGCAATCGCTGGCGATGGGCAAGGCCACGCAACGCATACTGATCAAAAATCCGAAGACTAAGGAAATCGAATCCACGCACGAGTTTTACGTAAACGATTCGTTCACGTCGAAGCTGCACCGCGTCAAGATACAGACGGTGGCTGCGAAGGGCGAGAGCGAGCCGGAACGTCGCGAGACCCGCAACAAGGTGGACGAGGATCGTAAGCACGAAATCGAGGCGGCGATCGTGCGAATAATGAAGTCGCGCAAACGGATGCCGCACAACATACTCGTAACGGAGGTGACGGAGCAATTGAAGAGCCGCTTCCTGCCGTCGCCGGTCATCATCAAGAAGCGGATAGAGGGATTGATCGAACGTGAATATCTGGCGCGTACGCACGACGACAGGAAGGTTTACACCTATGTGGCTTGA